A single Nicotiana tabacum cultivar K326 chromosome 5, ASM71507v2, whole genome shotgun sequence DNA region contains:
- the LOC142180778 gene encoding uncharacterized protein LOC142180778, which translates to MGPKGDKGNKVACRLRIGSWNIGTLAAFELVIVDSMFLKREEHLVTFWSMVAKTQIDYLLLRRCDRGCARIASDGHQYLDEEEEEVCTGSVGVRWGALSKDNVQELEGRLTNMGAWKSGRDARAMWMATMDCIREAAREVLGILKGYSGEHRDDWWWNDVVQGKVEFKKAAYTKLVESTNED; encoded by the exons ATGGGGCCCAAAGGGGATAAAGGGAACAAGGTAGCCTGTAGGTTGAGAATTGGATCCTGGAATATAGGGACGTTGGCAG CTTTTGAGTTGGTGATCGTGGACTCTATGTTTCTGAAGAGGGAGGAACATTTGGTTACTTTCTGGAGTATGGTGgctaagactcagattgactatctccttcTCAGGAGGTGTGATAggggttgtgcaaggattgcaag TGATGGACATCAGTATCttgatgaagaggaagaagaggtttGTACGGGGTCAGTCGGGGTCAGATGGGGAGCTTTGTCTAAGGATAATGTGCAGGAGTTAGAGGGGCGGCTGACGAATATGGGTGCCTGGAAGAGTGGTAGGGATGCTAGAGCTATGTGGATGGCGACGATGGACTGTATAAGGGAGGCAGCAAGAgaggtgttgggaattttaaaagGTTACTCTGGCGAGCACCGAGatgactggtggtggaatgacgtggtccaaggtaaagtggaattCAAGAAAGCGGCTTACACTAAGTTAGTAGAGAGCACCAATGAGGATTAG